From the genome of Parasteatoda tepidariorum isolate YZ-2023 chromosome X1, CAS_Ptep_4.0, whole genome shotgun sequence, one region includes:
- the LOC139427102 gene encoding craniofacial development protein 2-like: protein MSLEFCLLHLKGSFANYSIINVYAPIEEGDDEEKDNFYDELDRLWGLCPRHDVKIIMGDFNFKVGREEEFRPVSGNYSLHDVSNGNGVRLISFAASHDMIIGSTFFQHKNIHKTTWRSPDGSYGNQIDHILISSRYQTSLLDVKTHRGANLDSDHYLVICKLKEMISMVRKARKVNSIKFNFEKLNNPKVRKEFQTQLSTKLNAKEDCDELNRECQTSKRFYTFNSARAAGQEKKINKN from the exons atGTCTCTAGA ATTCTGTCTATTGCACTTAAAAGGAAGTTTTGCCAACTATTCTATCATTAATGTATATGCACCGATTGAAGAAGGAGATGATGAggagaaagataatttttatgatgagTTAGATCGCCTCTGGGGCCTATGCCCTAGACATGACGTGAAGATCATCATGGGTGATTTCAACTTTAAAGTTGGTCGTGAGGAAGAATTTAGACCCGTTTCGGGAAACTATAGTTTACACGATGTCTCAAATGGTAATGGAGTCAGGCTTATTAGTTTCGCTGCCTCTCATGATATGATAATTGGAAGcactttttttcaacataagAACATTCATAAAACAACTTGGAGATCCCCTGATGGATCATACGGAAATCAGATTGACCATATACTAATTAGCTCTAGGTATCAAACAAGTCTTCTAGACGTAAAAACTCACAGAGGAGCAAACCTAGATTCTGATCATTATTTAGTGATCTGTAAGTTAAAGGAAATGATCTCAATGGTGAGGAAGGCAAGAAAGGtcaattctataaaatttaattttgaaaagttgaaCAATCCTAAGGTTCGCAAGGAATTTCAAACTCAACTCTCAACAAAGCTTAATGCGAAAGAGGATTGTGATGAATTAAATAGGGAATGTCAAACTAGTAAAAGATTCTATACTTTCAACAGTGCAAGAGCTGCTGGGCAggaaaaaaagatcaataaGAATTGA